The Bacillus xiapuensis genome window below encodes:
- a CDS encoding leucyl aminopeptidase yields MFKVSNQSFIQQEESCLIIGLYDRPLKFERLEELDQAFDGQLTELVKEGDLSAKRNDVALVPSFGNVPAKRLLFVGLGKEKQADVHELKEALGYAFKRSRKLGLTSLAVALDSFVCEQLPAETAAHAFSEAFALATYEFKGYKQASNEPEKQIEQITVYTEADAKETAAALQVGYVMGQGTNSARTLVNTPGNMLTAADLAAYAELLAEKYGFEVEILEKEEMEKLGMGALLAVNQGSAQPPKMITLKYQPKEEWTNVIGLVGKGITFDTGGYSLKTKSGIVGMKTDMGGAAAVLGAMEIIGELKPDQNVVAVIPATDNMISGHAFKPDDVITSMSGKTIEVLNTDAEGRLVLADAVTYAKHHGASCLIDVATLTGGVIVALGTDKTGALTNNEELFEEVLEASFEAGEFIWRLPLTEKDKQRIRSSAIADLNNSPGREGHAIMGGGFIGEFAEGTPWVHLDIAGTADTNQAGALGPAGATGAMVRTLATFVLSRNE; encoded by the coding sequence ATGTTCAAGGTGAGTAATCAATCATTTATCCAGCAAGAGGAATCCTGTCTGATCATTGGTCTGTATGACCGCCCGCTTAAATTTGAAAGACTGGAAGAGCTGGATCAGGCATTTGACGGCCAGTTAACGGAGCTGGTGAAAGAAGGCGATCTTTCCGCTAAAAGAAATGACGTAGCTCTAGTTCCTTCCTTCGGGAACGTCCCGGCAAAACGGCTGCTGTTTGTCGGACTCGGAAAGGAGAAGCAGGCTGATGTTCATGAATTGAAGGAAGCTCTGGGGTATGCGTTTAAGCGCAGCCGGAAGCTGGGGCTTACTTCTCTCGCGGTGGCGCTTGACAGCTTTGTCTGCGAACAGCTGCCGGCAGAGACTGCCGCTCATGCCTTCAGTGAGGCCTTTGCACTTGCTACGTATGAATTTAAAGGGTACAAGCAAGCATCCAATGAGCCGGAAAAGCAGATAGAACAGATAACGGTATATACGGAGGCGGATGCAAAGGAAACGGCGGCTGCTTTGCAAGTAGGCTATGTGATGGGACAAGGAACTAATTCCGCCCGCACGCTTGTCAATACGCCAGGGAATATGCTGACCGCTGCAGACCTTGCGGCTTATGCGGAGCTGCTGGCCGAGAAGTATGGGTTTGAAGTGGAAATTCTTGAGAAAGAAGAGATGGAAAAGCTCGGCATGGGGGCGCTGTTAGCCGTGAATCAAGGCTCGGCTCAGCCGCCGAAAATGATCACGCTGAAATATCAGCCAAAAGAGGAATGGACGAATGTTATCGGGCTGGTCGGTAAGGGCATCACTTTTGATACCGGCGGATATTCGCTTAAGACGAAAAGCGGGATTGTCGGCATGAAGACGGATATGGGCGGAGCAGCAGCGGTTTTGGGCGCCATGGAAATCATCGGCGAATTAAAGCCGGATCAGAATGTTGTCGCTGTAATTCCAGCGACTGACAACATGATAAGCGGTCACGCCTTTAAGCCGGATGATGTCATCACGTCTATGAGCGGAAAAACGATTGAGGTGCTCAATACGGATGCCGAAGGGCGGCTCGTGCTGGCAGATGCAGTCACATATGCCAAGCATCACGGCGCCAGCTGTTTGATTGATGTAGCCACATTGACAGGCGGTGTGATCGTGGCGCTTGGCACGGATAAAACAGGCGCGCTTACTAATAATGAAGAGCTGTTTGAAGAAGTATTGGAAGCGTCGTTTGAAGCAGGAGAATTTATTTGGCGTTTGCCGTTAACCGAAAAAGATAAACAGCGAATCCGCAGCAGTGCGATTGCGGATTTGAATAATTCACCCGGACGCGAGGGCCATGCCATTATGGGCGGAGGGTTCATTGGCGAATTTGCTGAAGGAACGCCTTGGGTTCATCTTGACATTGCCGGAACGGCTGATACAAATCAAGCTGGCGCGCTTGGTCCTGCCGGAGCGACAGGTGCGATGGTGCGCACACTGGCCACATTTGTACTCAGCAGAAATGAATAA
- a CDS encoding cobalamin-binding protein encodes MRLISICPSNTEILAYLGLTDQLVGVDNYSDWPQKVKTLPQLGPDLKIDMDQVEKLQPDLVIASLSVPGMERNIEELKKRRIPFIVTNPQSLTDIGHSLLEVGKQCGASAQAEKMASRYFAQLKLLQQATSKLTSRPSLYWEWWPKPVFTPGKVNWLTEISEIAGARNVFSDQETASYQTNWEEIRIRKPDYIFLAWVGVQTEKIQPAVVNKRPGWAELPAIQNGRVAVMEEYLYCRPSPRVLAGLDKLVKMIHPAVGKSIELDPVFA; translated from the coding sequence ATGCGTTTGATTTCTATCTGTCCAAGTAATACGGAGATACTGGCTTATCTTGGTCTCACGGACCAACTTGTCGGAGTGGATAATTATTCGGATTGGCCGCAAAAAGTAAAGACCTTGCCGCAATTGGGGCCGGATCTGAAAATTGACATGGATCAAGTCGAGAAGCTTCAGCCCGACCTTGTTATTGCTTCCTTAAGCGTGCCCGGAATGGAAAGAAATATTGAGGAATTAAAAAAGCGGCGTATCCCCTTCATTGTCACCAATCCCCAATCATTAACAGACATCGGCCACTCGCTGCTGGAAGTTGGCAAACAATGCGGGGCTTCCGCTCAGGCAGAAAAGATGGCCAGCCGCTACTTTGCCCAGCTAAAGCTTCTCCAGCAGGCCACAAGCAAGCTAACTTCGCGTCCCTCCCTATATTGGGAATGGTGGCCTAAGCCGGTCTTCACCCCTGGCAAAGTCAATTGGCTGACAGAGATCAGTGAAATAGCCGGGGCGCGGAATGTATTTTCCGATCAGGAGACGGCCAGCTATCAGACGAATTGGGAAGAAATTCGAATAAGAAAGCCCGACTATATCTTTCTCGCCTGGGTAGGCGTCCAAACGGAAAAGATTCAGCCGGCGGTTGTAAACAAGCGGCCCGGCTGGGCTGAACTGCCAGCGATTCAAAACGGAAGAGTGGCTGTTATGGAAGAATATTTATACTGCCGGCCTTCCCCGCGCGTGTTAGCGGGTCTTGATAAGCTGGTGAAAATGATCCATCCCGCTGTCGGAAAATCGATCGAGCTGGACCCGGTCTTTGCCTAA
- a CDS encoding YuiB family protein, which produces MHIAIVLVSMLLFFVLFFGIGFLLNMLLRMTWIMAVLYPIVTIVMVDKVSTFDYVFKAGETFSALGTRIASLQPADVVILSCGFLGAIASGMTMRILRQKGYQMF; this is translated from the coding sequence ATGCATATTGCTATTGTACTTGTTTCAATGCTTCTCTTTTTCGTACTGTTTTTCGGAATCGGCTTCCTGCTAAATATGCTGCTTCGAATGACGTGGATTATGGCTGTTCTTTATCCGATTGTTACGATTGTTATGGTGGATAAAGTAAGCACCTTTGATTATGTTTTCAAAGCAGGAGAAACGTTTTCGGCTTTGGGAACAAGGATTGCCTCCCTGCAGCCTGCTGATGTTGTCATTTTATCATGCGGGTTTCTCGGGGCTATTGCTTCAGGAATGACGATGCGAATTCTTCGTCAAAAGGGCTATCAAATGTTTTAA
- a CDS encoding YuiA family protein, which produces MKEKGTKTTCSYCSGKGYFQLLLGGSETCRNCEGKGRTD; this is translated from the coding sequence ATGAAAGAAAAAGGGACAAAAACGACCTGCAGCTATTGCAGCGGCAAGGGTTATTTTCAACTGCTGCTCGGCGGGTCTGAAACATGCCGAAACTGTGAGGGGAAAGGAAGAACAGATTAG
- a CDS encoding NAD(P)/FAD-dependent oxidoreductase yields MRKPKIVVLGAGYGGLMTVTRLQKMLGQDEADIVLVNKNDYHYETTWLHEASAGTMHHDRVRYDIDSVINRSKVEFICAEVQDVKTADKKVILNTGEIDYDYLVFALGGEPETFGIQGLKEYAFTISNVNTARQIREHIDYQFATYATETDKKEERLAIVVGGAGFTGIEFLGELTNRVPELCREYDIDYSKVRIYCVEAAPTVLPGFDPELVKYAVAQLEKKGVEFKIGTAIKEVTPEGIKAAKGEEELEEIKAGTVIWAAGVRGSSIIEKAEIENMRARVKVNPDLRAPGHDDIFVIGDSSLIINEEINRPYPPTAQIAMQQGEVCARNVVKLVKGSAEELESFKPDIKGTVCSLGDDDAIGVAFGKKMTGTKASFMKKMIDNRALFMIGGPALVLKKGKFNIF; encoded by the coding sequence GTGAGAAAGCCAAAGATTGTAGTGTTGGGTGCAGGCTATGGTGGTTTGATGACGGTCACACGTCTTCAAAAAATGCTGGGTCAAGACGAAGCGGATATTGTATTGGTCAACAAAAATGACTATCATTATGAAACAACTTGGCTGCATGAAGCATCAGCGGGTACGATGCATCATGACCGAGTTCGTTATGATATTGACAGCGTGATCAACCGCAGCAAGGTCGAATTTATTTGTGCAGAAGTCCAAGATGTGAAAACAGCGGATAAGAAAGTTATTTTAAATACAGGGGAAATCGACTACGATTATCTTGTATTTGCCTTAGGCGGAGAACCAGAAACTTTCGGAATTCAAGGACTGAAAGAGTATGCGTTTACAATCTCCAACGTAAACACAGCTCGGCAAATTCGCGAGCATATTGATTATCAATTTGCTACATATGCAACAGAAACGGACAAGAAAGAAGAGCGTTTGGCAATTGTAGTCGGCGGAGCAGGTTTCACCGGCATCGAGTTTCTTGGCGAGCTTACTAACCGCGTCCCTGAGCTTTGCCGCGAGTATGATATCGACTACTCTAAAGTTCGCATTTACTGCGTGGAAGCAGCACCTACTGTACTTCCGGGCTTTGATCCTGAACTAGTGAAATACGCCGTTGCGCAATTAGAGAAGAAAGGCGTCGAATTTAAAATTGGCACAGCGATTAAAGAGGTAACGCCAGAGGGCATTAAAGCAGCGAAGGGCGAGGAAGAGCTGGAAGAAATTAAAGCCGGTACCGTCATCTGGGCAGCCGGTGTCCGCGGAAGCTCTATTATTGAGAAAGCGGAAATTGAAAATATGCGCGCCCGTGTGAAAGTAAATCCTGATTTGCGTGCGCCTGGCCATGATGACATTTTTGTGATTGGTGATTCTTCATTAATCATTAACGAAGAAATTAATCGCCCTTATCCGCCAACTGCTCAAATTGCGATGCAGCAAGGGGAAGTATGCGCCCGCAACGTAGTCAAGCTAGTCAAAGGCAGTGCAGAAGAGCTCGAATCCTTCAAACCGGATATTAAAGGTACGGTTTGCTCTTTAGGAGACGATGACGCGATCGGTGTGGCGTTCGGCAAAAAGATGACTGGAACAAAAGCTTCCTTCATGAAAAAAATGATCGATAACCGCGCCCTATTTATGATCGGCGGTCCAGCGCTTGTGCTGAAAAAAGGCAAATTCAATATTTTTTAA
- a CDS encoding NAD(P)/FAD-dependent oxidoreductase: MQVNEQIYDITVIGGGPVGLFTAFYGGMRQASVKIIESLPQLGGQLSTLYPEKYIYDVAGFPKVKAQELVDRLTEQMKPFSPAICLEQSAQSLEKLADGTLKLTTDREVHFSKTLIITAGNGAFQPRKLQLPNAEAYEQTNLHYFVTELEPFRNKRVAICGGGDSAVDWALMLEPIAKEVTLIHRRDQFRAHEHGVEKLRTSRVNILTPFMPNGLIDQNGRISAIQLSEVKGDKQLTLPVDDLIVNFGFVSSLGPLKDWGLTIEKNSIIVNSKMETNIEAVYAAGDVCTYEGKVKLIASGFGEAPTAVNNAKAYLDPKARVQPMHSTSLFNQ; this comes from the coding sequence ATGCAAGTAAATGAGCAAATATACGACATAACGGTCATCGGCGGTGGGCCTGTTGGGTTATTTACCGCTTTCTACGGCGGTATGCGCCAAGCTTCCGTCAAGATCATCGAAAGCCTGCCGCAGCTTGGCGGCCAATTATCCACCTTGTACCCTGAGAAATATATTTACGATGTAGCTGGGTTTCCAAAAGTAAAGGCGCAGGAGCTGGTGGACCGCTTAACCGAGCAAATGAAGCCTTTTTCTCCTGCCATCTGTCTTGAGCAATCGGCGCAAAGCCTTGAAAAGCTGGCAGATGGAACGTTAAAGCTCACGACTGATCGAGAGGTTCATTTCTCCAAAACGCTGATTATCACGGCCGGAAACGGGGCTTTCCAGCCGCGCAAGCTTCAGCTTCCGAATGCAGAGGCCTACGAGCAAACAAATTTGCACTATTTTGTCACGGAGCTTGAGCCGTTCAGAAATAAAAGAGTGGCCATTTGCGGCGGCGGTGATTCAGCTGTTGACTGGGCTCTGATGCTTGAGCCGATCGCGAAGGAAGTGACACTCATCCATCGCCGGGATCAGTTTCGCGCCCATGAGCATGGCGTCGAAAAGCTCCGTACTTCCCGCGTCAATATCCTGACTCCTTTCATGCCGAACGGATTGATCGATCAAAACGGGAGAATCAGTGCCATTCAATTATCAGAAGTGAAGGGGGACAAACAACTCACCTTACCCGTTGATGATTTAATCGTCAACTTTGGATTTGTTTCATCACTTGGTCCGCTTAAGGACTGGGGACTGACCATCGAAAAAAACAGCATCATCGTCAACTCTAAAATGGAGACGAACATCGAAGCAGTATATGCAGCAGGAGATGTTTGCACGTATGAGGGCAAGGTGAAACTGATCGCTTCAGGCTTTGGAGAAGCGCCGACAGCTGTCAATAATGCCAAAGCGTATCTCGATCCGAAGGCCCGCGTTCAGCCCATGCACAGTACATCATTATTTAATCAATAG
- a CDS encoding SDR family oxidoreductase, translated as MNVLVIGAAGLTGKRVVKHLADSSQHLVRAMVRKAEQTDEMETLGAKAILANLEQDFSFAMNDVNAVIFAAGSGSATGHDKTIAVDQEGAKKAADFAKKKGIERFIMLSSIGTENPAAGPAELRPYLEAKKAADLHLQNSGLNYTIVRPGTLTNEPGTGKIALSRHFTALDSRTISRDDVARVLVDSLLLKETEHQVFEIVSGDTPIEKALKNVTR; from the coding sequence GTGAATGTATTAGTGATAGGAGCTGCCGGACTGACCGGCAAGCGCGTCGTCAAGCATCTAGCAGACAGCAGCCAGCACTTGGTCCGTGCAATGGTAAGAAAAGCCGAACAAACCGACGAGATGGAGACGCTGGGAGCCAAAGCTATTTTGGCTAATCTTGAACAGGACTTCAGCTTCGCCATGAATGATGTCAATGCTGTAATATTTGCTGCCGGCTCCGGGTCGGCTACCGGCCATGATAAAACGATCGCCGTTGACCAAGAAGGAGCCAAGAAAGCGGCGGACTTCGCTAAGAAAAAAGGAATTGAGCGTTTCATTATGCTCAGCTCAATCGGCACGGAAAATCCAGCGGCCGGTCCTGCCGAACTGCGTCCTTACTTAGAAGCCAAAAAAGCAGCGGATCTCCATTTACAAAACAGCGGATTGAATTACACCATCGTCCGCCCCGGCACTCTAACCAATGAACCGGGCACAGGAAAAATCGCGCTTTCCCGCCACTTTACCGCCTTGGACAGCCGTACCATCTCCCGGGATGACGTTGCGAGGGTACTCGTTGATTCTTTATTGTTGAAAGAGACAGAACATCAAGTCTTTGAAATCGTCAGCGGCGACACTCCAATAGAGAAAGCATTGAAAAATGTCACCCGCTAA
- a CDS encoding IS3 family transposase produces the protein MHRFLNRNYLQLKNIRNKSFNYYNTKRIKQKLADMSPLQYRLYTSQLTA, from the coding sequence TTGCATCGCTTCCTTAACCGGAATTACCTTCAATTAAAAAACATCCGCAATAAATCATTCAATTACTATAATACTAAACGCATCAAGCAAAAACTGGCTGACATGAGTCCGCTTCAATACCGTCTTTACACCAGCCAATTGACTGCTTGA
- the erpA gene encoding iron-sulfur cluster insertion protein ErpA, whose product MQEKEVVTITEAAAFQIKEMMKQNEEEGASLRVTVHGGGCSGLSYGMGFDHEVKEDDIELHQHGIHIVVDQESAPVLKGTVVDYKESLMGGGFTIDNPNAIASCGCGSSFRTATNAGKPENC is encoded by the coding sequence TTGCAAGAAAAAGAAGTAGTCACTATTACTGAAGCAGCTGCTTTTCAAATAAAGGAAATGATGAAGCAAAACGAGGAAGAAGGAGCTAGCCTGCGCGTCACAGTGCACGGCGGCGGCTGCAGCGGATTATCCTACGGCATGGGGTTTGACCATGAAGTGAAAGAAGATGATATCGAGCTCCATCAGCACGGCATTCATATCGTAGTCGATCAAGAAAGCGCTCCGGTATTAAAAGGTACAGTGGTGGATTATAAAGAATCGCTGATGGGCGGCGGATTCACGATTGATAATCCGAATGCCATCGCTTCCTGCGGCTGCGGCTCCTCTTTCCGCACAGCAACCAATGCCGGCAAGCCAGAGAATTGCTGA
- a CDS encoding DUF2225 domain-containing protein → METISPFYQKQENCPLCGQVFHSTKMRTRFVKVADHESDLKPIYKQSGLNPLFYNVKVCCHCGYSFTDDFSPYFAPGVREELKQKISANWTPQDYGKERDAQMAINSYKLALYSGVIKREKHLTLAGLALRIAWIYRDLQNSGQEQRFLRLAAKQYEEAYSKEDLTATAMSDVKVLYLIAELNRRTHHIETAVFYFSKVIEKQRMANDKKIIEMAKDRWYELREENKHSEVSA, encoded by the coding sequence ATGGAAACAATCTCTCCATTTTACCAAAAACAAGAAAATTGCCCTTTATGCGGGCAAGTGTTTCATTCCACGAAAATGAGAACCCGCTTTGTAAAAGTGGCAGATCATGAATCAGACTTAAAGCCTATATATAAACAATCCGGCTTGAATCCTCTATTCTATAACGTCAAAGTATGCTGCCACTGCGGCTATTCATTCACAGATGATTTTTCCCCCTATTTCGCTCCCGGCGTCAGAGAGGAGCTAAAACAAAAAATCAGCGCCAATTGGACACCTCAGGATTATGGAAAAGAAAGAGACGCTCAAATGGCCATCAACAGTTACAAGCTTGCTCTATACAGCGGAGTAATCAAAAGAGAAAAGCATTTAACTTTAGCCGGCCTTGCTTTGCGTATCGCCTGGATTTATCGCGATCTTCAAAACAGCGGGCAGGAGCAGCGCTTTCTCCGGCTCGCCGCTAAGCAATATGAAGAGGCCTACTCCAAGGAGGACTTGACCGCCACAGCAATGTCCGATGTAAAGGTTTTGTATTTAATCGCCGAATTAAACCGCCGCACCCATCATATCGAGACTGCGGTATTCTACTTCTCTAAAGTCATTGAAAAACAGCGAATGGCCAATGACAAGAAAATCATTGAAATGGCCAAGGATCGCTGGTATGAATTGCGGGAAGAAAACAAGCATAGTGAAGTGAGCGCTTGA
- a CDS encoding YuzB family protein — MNPIIEFCISNLASGAQKALEILERDPNLDVIEYGCLSHCTRCAEGLFALVNGEPVGGDTPEELVDNIYQYLEENPMF; from the coding sequence ATGAACCCAATTATTGAGTTTTGTATCAGCAATTTAGCAAGCGGTGCGCAAAAAGCGCTTGAAATATTAGAACGTGATCCTAATCTGGATGTGATAGAATACGGCTGTCTCAGCCACTGCACAAGATGTGCAGAAGGGCTATTTGCGCTTGTGAACGGCGAGCCCGTTGGCGGAGATACGCCTGAAGAGCTGGTGGATAACATTTATCAGTACTTAGAAGAAAATCCAATGTTTTAA
- a CDS encoding NAD(P)/FAD-dependent oxidoreductase, protein MKHLVLLGGGYGNMRILLRLLPNQLPDDVTITLVDKVPYHCLKTEYYALAAGTISDHEVRVAFPEHSRLNLVFGEVTGIDLQNKQVHLENQESISYDDLVIGLGCEDKYHSVPGADQYTHSIQSIEKARHTYQTLSNLPAHSKIGIVGAGLSGIELASELRESRPDLDIKLFDRGPRILKDFPERLSQYIHKWFVEHGVEVINNANVTKVEPQTIYNHEDAFPMDAVVWTAGIQPNRIVRELDVEKDRSGRVKLTPYHNLPNNEHVYVVGDCASLPHAPSAQLAEEQAEQIVQVLAKRWNHEPLPAEMPEMKLKGILGSLGKKQGFGFVADRAITGRVARFLKSGVLWLYKYHNG, encoded by the coding sequence ATGAAACATTTAGTATTGCTTGGCGGCGGCTACGGGAATATGCGCATATTGCTGAGATTGCTGCCCAATCAGCTGCCGGATGATGTCACGATTACCTTAGTCGATAAGGTTCCTTATCATTGCTTGAAAACGGAATATTATGCCTTAGCGGCCGGCACAATATCCGATCATGAGGTTCGGGTTGCGTTTCCTGAGCATTCTCGTTTAAATCTTGTGTTTGGAGAAGTCACAGGCATTGATTTACAGAATAAGCAGGTACACCTGGAAAATCAAGAATCGATCTCTTATGATGATCTGGTCATCGGACTCGGATGTGAAGATAAATACCATAGCGTCCCCGGGGCCGATCAATATACGCACAGCATTCAGTCCATTGAGAAAGCTCGTCATACGTATCAGACGCTTTCCAATCTGCCCGCTCATTCAAAAATTGGAATTGTCGGGGCAGGGCTGAGCGGCATTGAACTGGCAAGCGAATTGCGGGAGAGCCGGCCGGATCTTGACATAAAGTTGTTTGACCGCGGACCGCGGATTTTAAAAGATTTCCCTGAACGGCTGAGTCAATATATACATAAATGGTTTGTCGAACATGGCGTGGAGGTCATTAATAACGCCAATGTGACGAAAGTGGAGCCGCAAACGATTTATAACCATGAGGATGCCTTCCCGATGGATGCTGTCGTCTGGACGGCAGGCATTCAGCCAAACCGGATTGTGCGGGAATTGGACGTCGAGAAGGACCGCTCCGGACGCGTCAAGCTGACTCCGTATCATAACCTGCCAAACAACGAACATGTATATGTGGTCGGCGATTGCGCTAGCCTGCCTCACGCACCGAGCGCCCAACTAGCGGAAGAACAAGCGGAACAGATTGTCCAAGTTTTAGCCAAACGCTGGAATCACGAACCGCTTCCTGCTGAAATGCCAGAGATGAAGTTAAAAGGGATACTGGGATCCCTTGGAAAAAAACAAGGCTTCGGATTCGTGGCCGACCGCGCCATTACCGGACGCGTAGCCCGCTTTTTGAAGTCGGGCGTTCTCTGGCTATATAAATATCATAACGGATAA
- a CDS encoding spore germination protein: MAACRESSDFLTFQLRDNPAFVISYYKSLVNPDTVNQEILSALSDKKLPDLPTIKEQLPIEDLSILDNVSEIQDKLMTGCAMIHQKKAPKDGLLIPAPALEKRQVNVPETEYSVLGPKEAFVESLDTNINLVRKRLPIPELHMKEIKAGRLSKTRVKVAYIAGIASQENVNTIIQRIQSIEYDHIPDSSFISQMIVDNRNSPFPQIIDTERPDRVASSLAEGKIAVFVDGSPHVLTAPTTLTEFFSAYDDYFYTWNIASVFRLIRLFAVTFSVISTPAYVAVLTYHYEMIPQDLLNTLVSSRSGIPFPPILEALILELTIELLREAGARLPTKVGQTIGIVGGIVIGTAAVQAGLTSNVLLIVVALSALASFTTPVFQISNVIRLLRFPFLVFAQLLGLVGIAVCFAFVLVHLLKLSSIGRPFLTPVYPLRTRDLKDALFRLPFDRQNYRPLITRAEDKVRFQRQPRSKNDWDIEES; the protein is encoded by the coding sequence TTGGCTGCTTGCCGTGAATCTAGTGACTTTCTTACATTCCAGCTCCGCGATAACCCAGCCTTTGTCATATCCTATTATAAGAGTTTAGTGAATCCGGATACTGTAAATCAAGAAATCTTATCCGCTCTTTCTGATAAAAAACTGCCGGATTTGCCAACAATAAAGGAACAGCTGCCAATTGAGGATTTATCCATTTTAGATAATGTTTCAGAAATTCAAGATAAATTGATGACTGGCTGTGCGATGATTCATCAAAAAAAAGCCCCGAAAGACGGCTTGCTGATTCCTGCCCCGGCTCTGGAGAAGCGGCAAGTGAATGTGCCTGAAACCGAATACTCGGTTCTCGGTCCGAAAGAAGCTTTCGTCGAATCACTGGATACGAACATCAATCTCGTCCGCAAACGCTTGCCCATCCCAGAACTGCACATGAAAGAAATAAAAGCTGGAAGACTTTCAAAAACACGCGTCAAGGTCGCTTATATTGCGGGGATTGCCAGTCAAGAAAATGTCAATACGATCATCCAAAGAATTCAGTCTATCGAATATGATCACATTCCTGACAGCTCGTTTATTTCGCAAATGATTGTGGATAATAGAAACTCTCCATTCCCGCAAATTATAGATACTGAACGCCCAGACCGCGTAGCCAGCTCTCTGGCGGAAGGAAAGATCGCTGTTTTTGTAGACGGATCGCCGCATGTATTGACAGCCCCAACGACACTGACTGAATTTTTTTCCGCTTATGATGACTACTTTTACACTTGGAATATCGCTTCAGTGTTCAGGTTAATTCGATTATTTGCCGTCACGTTCTCTGTTATTTCCACTCCTGCCTACGTGGCCGTATTAACGTATCATTATGAAATGATTCCGCAGGATCTATTAAATACTTTAGTCTCCTCGCGAAGCGGAATTCCATTTCCCCCGATTTTGGAAGCTCTGATACTCGAGCTGACGATCGAGCTGCTGCGGGAAGCCGGGGCCAGGTTGCCGACGAAGGTCGGACAAACGATCGGGATCGTCGGAGGGATCGTGATCGGAACAGCGGCTGTACAAGCGGGCCTAACAAGCAATGTGCTGTTAATAGTTGTCGCTTTAAGCGCGCTGGCTTCTTTTACTACACCTGTTTTTCAGATCAGCAACGTCATTCGGCTGCTGCGCTTTCCTTTTTTGGTTTTTGCTCAATTGCTGGGATTAGTGGGCATAGCGGTTTGCTTTGCTTTTGTTCTCGTTCACCTGCTCAAGCTCTCTTCTATTGGAAGGCCGTTTCTTACGCCTGTCTATCCCTTGAGAACTCGCGATTTAAAGGACGCTTTGTTCCGTCTGCCCTTCGACAGACAAAATTACCGTCCGCTTATCACAAGAGCTGAAGATAAAGTCCGTTTTCAGCGCCAGCCTCGCTCAAAAAATGATTGGGATATCGAGGAATCATAA